From the Synergistaceae bacterium genome, the window CTCGGCGAAGAAGAGGGCAGACATCCTGCTGAGGGTGTCGCCCGGGGTCGATCCTCGCACCCACAGGCATATAATCACCGGGCACGCCGGCTCGAAGTTCGGCTTCCCGGCGGCGGGCGATTTGCTGGGCGAGGCCGTGGAGCGTGCAATGAGCTCCGATCGCGTAAGGCTGAGAGGTTTCCATTTCCACATAGGTTCGCAGATCTTCGAGAATGACTCGCACGTGATGTCCGTCGAGATTTTGACCGATCTGATGGCGGGCTTCAGGAGGGACCTCGGCCTCGTCACCGAGGAGCTGAACATGGGCGGGGGCTTCGGCGTCGACTTCTCATTGGAGGGGAGGACGCCGCGCATAGAGGAGTTCACCGACCCGATGATGTCCTGCTTGGAGGAGAGTTGCCGCTCGCACGGCATGGATCGTCCTCACGTGACGATCGAGCCGGGCCGCTGGATAGTCTCCGAGGCTGGCATCACCCTGTACAGTGTGCAGACTGTGAAAAGGGTCGGCGACATGACCTACGCGGCGGTCGACGGGGGGATGGCGGACAACCCGAGGCCCTCCCTGTACGGGGCTAAGTACCGGGCTGTCGCGGCAGGGAGGATGAACGACGATCCCACCGAGACGGTGACGTTGGCGGGAAAATGCTGCGAATCGGGTGACATACTCGTCGAGGGCATGAGGACTCCCCCCCTTGAGAGGGGGGACCTGGTCGCGGTGCTCAACACCGGCGCCTATAACTTCTCGATGGCGAGCAACTACAACAGGCTGCCCCGGCCCGCTGTGGTTCTGGCGAGCGAGGGCAGGGCGGACGTGATAGTCGCCCGGCAGAGTTACGAGGATCTGCTTCTGGGGGAGAGCATCCCCGATCACCTGGCTTGAACGGGCCGCGCCGGTTCTGTGCGGCCCGATGCAGCAAACAACAGCAAAAGGAGGTAGTAAGGGTAATGAGAAAAGTTGTGGCGTTGTTTTTGGTTCTGATGTTGATGGCGGTGGCTGGTGCGGCATCCGGAGACGAGACTATAAGAATAGGTCACACTGTGTCGCTGACCGGAGGGGCCTCCATGTGGGGGCAGTCGGAGGCCAGGGCTCTGGACATGCTGGCGAAGAGGATCAACGAAGCGGGCGGGGTTCTGGGCAAGCAGATAGAGTTCGTCCGCTACGACAACAGGAACGACGGTGTCGAGTCGGTGAACGTTGCCAGGCGTCTGGTCACGGACGACGTCGTCGCGGTGATAGGACCGGCTCAGAGCGGCAACGCGATAGCCTCGGCGCCTGTGTTCGAGAGGGCGCAGATACCGATGGTAGTGACGACCGCGACCAATCCCTACGTCACCATCGACCAGAGGACCGACGAGGTCCGCCGCTTCTCCTTCCGCCCCTGCTTCATCGACCCGTTCCAGGGCACGGTCGCGGCGCGGTTCGCGATAACCGACCTGGGCGCGAGGAGGGGGGCCGTCCTTTACGACGTCGGCTCGGACTACGGGCAGTGGCTCGCCCGCTACTTCGAGGAGGCGTTTGTGGCCAAGGACGGAGAGATAGTCGCAAGGGAGGCTTTCAGGACGGAGGAGCTTGACTATCGCGCTCAGCTGGGCAAGATCAAGGAGCTCGCTCCCGACGTAATCTTCATCCCCACCAGCCAGAAGGAGGCCGCGATGGCTGCGAAGCAGGCCCGCGACCTGGGCATAGAGGCGATCCTGCTGGGCACCGACAACTGGGGCAGCCCCGACCTGATAGAGCTGGGCGGCAGCGCCATAGACGGCGGCTACTTCGTCAACCTGACCGACCTGGCCGACCCGGACATACAGGAGTTCGTGCAGGAGTACAAGGAGCTGTTCGGCGAGGAGCCGGTGCTTCCCAACCCGGTCATGGCCCAGGACGCGCTTCTGATGATAGTGGACGCCCTGAACAGGACGGGCGGCGAGACAGGGGAGGCTCTGGCGGACGCCATAGCCAACACGAAGGACCTCAAGGTCACCAGCGGAGTGCTGACCGTCGACCCGGCGGATCACAACCCGCTGGACAAGCCGGCAGTGATCCAGCAGGTGGACGTTGAGAACGCGGAGTTCAAGTTCGTCAAGAAGTACGTATCGGTCGAGGACTGATCATATCGCGGGGCGGGGGGTCTCCCTCGCCCCGTAAAAAGAAAGTGTGAGCCGTATTGTTCCTTCAGACTCTGATAACGGGCCTCTCGATCGGGGGCATCTACTCCCTGATGGCTGTGGGCTACTCTCTGGTCTTCAGCGTTCTTAACTTCAGCAACTTCGCCCACGGCGCGGTGATCATGCTCGGTGCTTACGTAGGGCTCGCCCTTGCCACCAAGCTGAACCTGGGGCTCGGGCTGGTGTTGGCCGGAAGCGTCGCGGGCGCTGGGATAATCGCGGTGCTGAACGAGAGATTGGCCTACTCCGTTCTGCGCAGGAGAAAGGCCCCGTCTCTCTACCTTATGATAAGCGCCATGGGTTGCTCCGTCTTCCTGGAGAACATGGTCTATGCGACCATCGGCTCCCGCTTTTACGCATTTCCCGAGTTCTTCGGCCGCCAGGTAGTCACCCTGTGGGGAAGCAGTCTCAGCCTGCTGGACATGGGAGCCTTTCTCTTCTCGATACTTGCGATATGGGGGCTGCACCTCTTCATCGGGAGCACAAAAACCGGGATAGCGATCCGGGCCGGTGTGTCGGACATGACCATGTGCTCCCTTATGGGCGTCGACCTCGACAGGCTGATAGCGGTGGTCTTCCTGCTGGCTGGGGGCTTCGCCGGGGTTGCAGGGGTCTTTCTCGGTATAAAATACCTCGTCTACCCTACCATGGGGTGGGTGACCAACAAGGCCTACATCGCCGCCGTGATAGGCGGACTCGGCAGCCTGCCGGGCGCCCTGGCCGGCGGGCTGATCCTCGGGGTGGTGGAGACCTTCGTGTCCACCTACGTCTCCAGCATCATGAGGGACGTCTTCAGCTTCTCGCTGCTCGTTGCCTTCCTGGTGATGCGCCCCGATGGACTGTTCGGCCGAGGCGGAGAGGAGAAGGTCTGATATGGACTATATTCTTTCCATAGTCGTACTGGGCGGGATAAACATGAT encodes:
- the lysA gene encoding diaminopimelate decarboxylase, producing the protein MREGLTINERGSLVFGGWDVSELSERFGTPLYVLSEEAVRGRCAQIRESFLRRWENVSAVYAGKAFLTLAMCRIVQFEGLGLDLVSGGELYVARSAGFPLKNAFLHGNGKTVEELSTALSAGVGRIVVDGLSELEALEEAAASAKKRADILLRVSPGVDPRTHRHIITGHAGSKFGFPAAGDLLGEAVERAMSSDRVRLRGFHFHIGSQIFENDSHVMSVEILTDLMAGFRRDLGLVTEELNMGGGFGVDFSLEGRTPRIEEFTDPMMSCLEESCRSHGMDRPHVTIEPGRWIVSEAGITLYSVQTVKRVGDMTYAAVDGGMADNPRPSLYGAKYRAVAAGRMNDDPTETVTLAGKCCESGDILVEGMRTPPLERGDLVAVLNTGAYNFSMASNYNRLPRPAVVLASEGRADVIVARQSYEDLLLGESIPDHLA
- a CDS encoding ABC transporter substrate-binding protein, with the protein product MRKVVALFLVLMLMAVAGAASGDETIRIGHTVSLTGGASMWGQSEARALDMLAKRINEAGGVLGKQIEFVRYDNRNDGVESVNVARRLVTDDVVAVIGPAQSGNAIASAPVFERAQIPMVVTTATNPYVTIDQRTDEVRRFSFRPCFIDPFQGTVAARFAITDLGARRGAVLYDVGSDYGQWLARYFEEAFVAKDGEIVAREAFRTEELDYRAQLGKIKELAPDVIFIPTSQKEAAMAAKQARDLGIEAILLGTDNWGSPDLIELGGSAIDGGYFVNLTDLADPDIQEFVQEYKELFGEEPVLPNPVMAQDALLMIVDALNRTGGETGEALADAIANTKDLKVTSGVLTVDPADHNPLDKPAVIQQVDVENAEFKFVKKYVSVED
- a CDS encoding branched-chain amino acid ABC transporter permease, which produces MFLQTLITGLSIGGIYSLMAVGYSLVFSVLNFSNFAHGAVIMLGAYVGLALATKLNLGLGLVLAGSVAGAGIIAVLNERLAYSVLRRRKAPSLYLMISAMGCSVFLENMVYATIGSRFYAFPEFFGRQVVTLWGSSLSLLDMGAFLFSILAIWGLHLFIGSTKTGIAIRAGVSDMTMCSLMGVDLDRLIAVVFLLAGGFAGVAGVFLGIKYLVYPTMGWVTNKAYIAAVIGGLGSLPGALAGGLILGVVETFVSTYVSSIMRDVFSFSLLVAFLVMRPDGLFGRGGEEKV